TATCAACAGAGGCTCAAGACGTGTTTCTCTCAACACTCCAGTCAGACGAGGAATATACCACAACTGTCCACCCAGACGAATACGAACTCTCAACCGACGTGGGTGCGCAAAATTACATTATATATGAATCAGACTGCTACTCATTAGTTGGTTCCTCTAGGGGAGGTCTTCACTATGGGATTCTACTCCACGTACTGCCCATCGTGGGGATCCCGATAGCTATCGGGCTCGCCACACTGGCTGGTTTTAGCTACCGATACAGAAACTTTAGAATTCCAGTCACAGTCGTTTCTGGTATTACTACTGCCATCGGGCTATACACACTCGTTGGTCTCCGCACGCTACTACCGATCAGTTTCCTCCTAGCTGCTACCGTGTGGATTATACTGAAAGATTTCGAGCCACTGAAAGGGTAAAATGGTCATAATTCGTAAATACGTACGAGAGCGATAATTCGGGTTGCTGTCACCAGACACAGAGTAGCAGGGTGGTGCGGTAGATCCGAGGAGAGGATTAATACTGTCCTCGTGCTGAATACACCCTCTGTATCGGTCATTTCGCTATTGACAACTGTCGGGGAATTTGTTGATGACATGCTGTATAGAGCGCGCGTATCGCACATCGACACTCTGTGATTGTGAACGCGTACTCGCGCTAGAACAAACGGATGCGTTCTCCACAAAGAAGATACTTGTAGACTAAGAATAAAACTAGATCATGTCAGTTGAACGGATATCAACGGGCGTTAGTGGTTTGGATGAGGTTCTGGACGGTGGTCTCATTCCGGGCCGAAATGTTCTCGTCCGTGGGTCGCCGGGTTCGGGGAAGACAATCTTCGGATTACACTTCCTTTCGGCAGGGATAGATGCCGAAGAGACCGCTTTGTACATTAATATGGGTGAGCCGCAGGCGTACGTCGAAGAAACAGCCGACGCGTTCGGTCTCAATACTGAGCAGATACAATTTCATAACCTCTCGCCGACCCAAGAGCAGTTCTCGGAGCGCAACTCCTACAGCGTCTTCGAATCAGCTGAAGTCGAACAACCGGATTTTATCGAAGACCTACGCGACGAAGTCGACAAAATCCAACCAGATCGTGTGTTGCTTGACCCGATCACAGAGTTTCGATATCTTACCACCGACGAACGGCAATTCCGCTCCGGTGTTCTTGGCCTCCTCGACTATCTCAAAGAGGTTGGCGCGACGGTGATGCTCACTTCGCAGGCTGGCGGTTCGATCACGGACGACGATATTCAGTTCCTCGTCGACGCTGTCATCTCACTTGATGTGACTCCCGAAAGCAGGGCAGTCAACGTCTCCAAGTTCCGAGGGTCGTCGTTCCGACGCGGAAATCACTCCTACGATATTACTGACGATGGACTGACGGTCTGGCCGACACTCGTTCCCGGCGAACATGAGCGAGAGGTCGAATCGGGGACGCTCTCTTCGGGCGTGGCGGAACTCGACGAGTTGCTCCACGGTGGCTTAGATCAGGGAACCGTAACGATACTCAGCGGTCCGACTGGCGTCGGCAAGACCACGACCGGTCTCCAGTTTCTCATTCAGGCGGCTCTTGAGGGTAAACAGAGCATTCTATTCCAGTTCGAAGAGGCGGAGTGGACCATCCGCAAACGAGCCGACGCGATCGGCCTCCCGCTACAGGATGCGCTGGACAGCGGACAGCTCTCCATCGTCGGAATCGATCCGGAAGAGTATACGGTCGGCGAATTCGAGGATCTCGTCCGCGAGGCGGTCACCGACGGTACCGAAGTGGTGATGATCGATGGCTCACAAGGGTTTCAGGAGAA
The sequence above is a segment of the Halorubrum sp. 2020YC2 genome. Coding sequences within it:
- a CDS encoding ATPase domain-containing protein gives rise to the protein MSVERISTGVSGLDEVLDGGLIPGRNVLVRGSPGSGKTIFGLHFLSAGIDAEETALYINMGEPQAYVEETADAFGLNTEQIQFHNLSPTQEQFSERNSYSVFESAEVEQPDFIEDLRDEVDKIQPDRVLLDPITEFRYLTTDERQFRSGVLGLLDYLKEVGATVMLTSQAGGSITDDDIQFLVDAVISLDVTPESRAVNVSKFRGSSFRRGNHSYDITDDGLTVWPTLVPGEHEREVESGTLSSGVAELDELLHGGLDQGTVTILSGPTGVGKTTTGLQFLIQAALEGKQSILFQFEEAEWTIRKRADAIGLPLQDALDSGQLSIVGIDPEEYTVGEFEDLVREAVTDGTEVVMIDGSQGFQENLRGLDNTTGALLRIGRFLRAAGVSTILVNEVHNITGDFHATEERTSNLADNIMFLRHVEYRGKVRKVIGTLKMRTSDFERSLRELEITADGIRVGEPLPQLRGILTGTPEWNDTDTASKHDVDNDEQT